In Paenibacillus sonchi, the genomic stretch AATTCATCACGGAATCGAATTGGTCTCCGTTCAGCCAACGCATGGAGTCGCTCCAGACCTCACCAATAATAAAAGCCTCCGGATTAATGTCTTTGACAAGCTTACGGAAGTCCCTCCAGAACGTATGGTCAATTTCGTTGGCCACATCCAGTCTCCAGCCGTCAATCCCCACTTCCTTGAGCCAGTAGCCGGCGGTATCCAGCAGGTACTTCCGGGCCTCAGGGTTCGTCGTATTCAGCTTAGGCATGTCCGCAAAAAAACCAAAGGCATCATAATTGGGCTTCCCGCCGGTAACCTTTACAGGGAAATTATGAATATGAAACCAGCCGGCATATTCCGAGTGTTCCCCTTCCTCAATCACACTTTGGAATTGGGGGATTGTGCACTGATATGGTTAAATACGGCGTCAAGAACCACACGGATCCCCTTGGCATGGGCGGTGGCCACCAGCTTCTTAAGCAGTTCCACATCACCGAAATCCGGATCGACCTTCCGGTAATCGGTAGTGTCATACTTATGATTGCTTGGCGCTTCGAAGATCGGCGTCAGATAAATGGCGGTAATCCCGAGCCGGGCCAAGTAATCAAGATGATCCATAATGCCTTGCAGATCGCCTCCAAAAAAGCTTTCCGCTGTGGGCGTATCTCCCCATGCCGCCACATTCACCGGGTCCTTTCCCGGATCTCCATTGGCAAAACGGTCCGGCATGATCTGATAGAACACGGCCGACTTGGCCCATTCGGGGGCTTTGAACAGGTCGGCCTCATGGATGTAAGGCCGTTCATAGTAACCTTCGGGCGGTGCTGGCGGTTCCGTAAAAAACCCGGTTTCCGTCATCCAGAGGGTCTCGTCTCCTGCCAGCATCCGAAAGGCATAAGAGAAACGCTTGTTTTCCGGCTTCACAGCCGTTTCCCAATAATCAAAGAACTGATCAGATGCTATTTTTTGCATCCTGTGCTCCTCATGATAATGCTCCCAGTCATATTTGTCGCCCGTGAGCGCAAAGACCTGGTCCACATTCGCTTTCCCTGTCCGGACGCGCAGATGGAAGGTATCCTTGTCATAGAGATACGCCCAGTTGCTGTGGGGAACATGATGTAGAGCTTCACGCTGAATCGTTGTACGGTTGCTTGCCGCTTGGAATGCTTGTTCTCTGGTATGCATAGAAGTCCCTCCCAAACACTCGAATGAAGTATATTATAGCCGTCCCACTCAAAAGTAAACTCCCGGTTCACACAAAAAGACCCAGTCCAGCGCTGAGCCGTTTGAACAGATTGGGTTTCACTTGGGCGGCTAATGATCTTGTACCCCGTTATTCCGGGGAGCAAATACATTATTACAGCGGAGATTGCCCGTTGAGTTTAGAGGCTATAAAAGACAAAGCCCTTTCTGTTCCCGCCTGGAAACGAAAGGGCTGAACCTGTTTTAAGCGTTCACAGTTTCTTGTCTTTTGACTTGAAGCGGCGGAGGAATAAGCCAGCCTTTTTCTTTAAGCATATTCAGAATTTTGACTCCTTGGGCTGCTTTGGTCATGTGATACTTGCCGAATAAGGCGCCGACATCCTCACGGATGCTTTGTCCCATCGCTTGGCTGCAGGCTACCAGGGAAGTGGCCACATCAGCGGCAATTTTGGCGGCAATTTCGGGATCTGTAAATCTTGCCCCCACGGGAATGTCTTCAAGCTTGGCCTGGGGTCTGTCGGGCAATGCCGGAGCAGTGCCGATACCGTTGTCTGTCAATAATTTGTCGCATTCGCTTACTTCCAGTTCAGCCTGATCAATCAATGCGCTCAGGATTTTTTTCAGATCATGGTCACCCGCATGGTTCAGAAAGGCACGGTAAAAGGAAATAGCCCCCTTTGCGACCATCGAAGCCTGCCAGACATTATAGATTTCTCCATAATGCATCGGTTCATCTTTTGCATTTCCGCCTAAAATCCCAGACATACATATGCTCCTTTTATCTTTAATTTTAGAAAGCCCGCGCCATCAAAAGCCCGCGCGGCCGTTTCTACTTGCTGCATAGTATGTCCTGGAGCAAACTA encodes the following:
- a CDS encoding alpha amylase N-terminal ig-like domain-containing protein, which gives rise to MHTREQAFQAASNRTTIQREALHHVPHSNWAYLYDKDTFHLRVRTGKANVDQVFALTGDKYDWEHYHEEHRMQKIASDQFFDYWETAVKPENKRFSYAFRMLAGDETLWMTETGFFTEPPAPPEGYYERPYIHEADLFKAPEWAKSAVFYQIMPDRFANGDPGKDPVNVAAWGDTPTAESFFGGDLQGIMDHLDYLARLGITAIYLTPIFEAPSNHKYDTTDYRKVDPDFGDVELLKKLVATAHAKGIRVVLDAVFNHISAQSPNSKV
- a CDS encoding DUF3231 family protein, which codes for MSGILGGNAKDEPMHYGEIYNVWQASMVAKGAISFYRAFLNHAGDHDLKKILSALIDQAELEVSECDKLLTDNGIGTAPALPDRPQAKLEDIPVGARFTDPEIAAKIAADVATSLVACSQAMGQSIREDVGALFGKYHMTKAAQGVKILNMLKEKGWLIPPPLQVKRQETVNA